The following coding sequences are from one Carassius auratus strain Wakin chromosome 15, ASM336829v1, whole genome shotgun sequence window:
- the LOC113114738 gene encoding 2-phosphoxylose phosphatase 1-like isoform X2, translating to MSIAVSINQLTVILLSVHLIPTNPVAEQMSLGKSRKRVNPVLHTDAPAPDPIRDSHRYCNYPNLTEHGWEGHSPADYRLLSVHVMIRHGDRFPLYSIPKTKKPAIDCVLSDKRKPSHPLLGSFISHMALGGRGHWDASLGYLPRLPNHSTCEMGELTQTGVVQHLKNGDHLRQAYIKRHNLLTADWSPRQLWVETTGKSRTLQSGLAFLFGFLPRFDWSRVTVRQQWSTLFCGSSCDCPARNRFLEQEQRRQYRQRTADTELERTYVTMAKTLGVATKILRAANPVDALLCHFCHGLAFPCTNTRTTSNVPDEGACLTLQHFAVIRRQQKDDELERREAGLYRRYAVLAAHPYLNRTATRMERIARASQTRRGTEEVVFALASAHDVTMAPLLGALGLERAGFPKFAARLVFELWNGPEAKDGDRKRGQWLKNMFIRVLYNGEDLTFDTSFCREHNRHSAQPLCPLGNFMSFVRNDMFNIVNATSYKQACHQTVL from the exons ATGTCCATCGCTGTGAGTATAAACCAGCTAACCGTCATTCTTCTGTCTG TGCACCTCATTCCAACCAATCCGGTGGCGGAGCAAATGTCACTTGGTAAAAGCAGAAAGCGTGTGAATCCGGTCCTCCACACGGATGCTCCCGCTCCAGATCCCATCCGAGACTCTCACCGGTACTGCAATTACCCCAACCTCACCGAGCACGGCTGGGAGG GTCACAGTCCGGCTGACTACAGGCTGCTGTCGGTACACGTGATGATCCGACATGGAGACCGTTTCCCTCTGTACTCCATCCCCAAAACCAAGAAGCCTGCCATTGACTGCGTCCTATCAGACAAGAG AAAGCCCTCTCACCCCCTCTTGGGCTCCTTCATTAGTCACATGGCTCTCGGTGGGCGTGGTCACTGGGACGCATCACTGGGATATCTGCCCCGATTACCCAATCACAGCACCTGTGAAATGGGAGAGCTTACACAGAcag GAGTCGTGCAGCACTTGAAAAACGGCGATCATCTTCGCCAGGCCTACATCAAGCGTCACAATCTGCTCACTGCTGATTGGTCGCCGCGGCAGTTGTGGGTGGAGACTACAGGTAAAAGCCGCACCCTACAGAGTGGATTGGCCTTCCTCTTTGGCTTCCTGCCACGTTTCGATTGGTCACGGGTGACGGTAAGACAGCAGTGGAGTACGCTGTTCTGCGGTTCCTCGTGCGACTGTCCCGCGCGGAACCGGTTCCTGGAGCAGGAGCAGCGCAGGCAGTATCGGCAGAGGACTGCAGACACCGAACTGGAGCGCACATATGTCACAATGGCGAAGACGCTGGGAGTGGCCACAAAAATTCTGAGGGCGGCCAATCCGGTGGATGCATTGTTGTGTCACTTTTGTCATGGTCTTGCTTTCCCATGCACTAACACACGGACTACATCAAACGTTCCGGATGAGGGGGCGTGTCTTACACTGCAGCACTTTGCTGTGATTCGACGGCAGCAGAAAGATGATGAACTGGAGCGGCGGGAGGCGGGGCTTTATCGCCGATATGCTGTGCTCGCGGCACATCCGTACCTAAACCGCACCGCAACGCGGATGGAGAGGATCGCCAGAGCAAGCCAAACACGCCGAGGAACGGAAGAGGTGGTCTTCGCTTTAGCATCTGCTCACGACGTAACAATGGCACCGCTGCTAGGCGCACTTGGTCTGGAAAGGGCCGGATTTCCAAAGTTTGCAGCGCGGCTGGTGTTTGAGCTGTGGAACGGACCAGAAGCGAAAGACGGTGATAGAAAACGAGGACAGTGGTTGAAGAACATGTTCATCCGTGTTCTCTATAACGGAGAGGACTTGACCTTTGACACATCCTTCTGCCGTGAACACAATCGACACTCTGCTCAGCCGCTCTGCCCTCTGGGTAATTTCATGTCGTTTGTGAGAAATGATATGTTTAATATTGTCAACGCGACGAGTTACAAGCAGGCCTGCCACCAAACTGTCCTGTAA
- the LOC113114738 gene encoding 2-phosphoxylose phosphatase 1-like isoform X1: MLARTRFMLVLVVGALLALLSFSLQYLHLIPTNPVAEQMSLGKSRKRVNPVLHTDAPAPDPIRDSHRYCNYPNLTEHGWEGHSPADYRLLSVHVMIRHGDRFPLYSIPKTKKPAIDCVLSDKRKPSHPLLGSFISHMALGGRGHWDASLGYLPRLPNHSTCEMGELTQTGVVQHLKNGDHLRQAYIKRHNLLTADWSPRQLWVETTGKSRTLQSGLAFLFGFLPRFDWSRVTVRQQWSTLFCGSSCDCPARNRFLEQEQRRQYRQRTADTELERTYVTMAKTLGVATKILRAANPVDALLCHFCHGLAFPCTNTRTTSNVPDEGACLTLQHFAVIRRQQKDDELERREAGLYRRYAVLAAHPYLNRTATRMERIARASQTRRGTEEVVFALASAHDVTMAPLLGALGLERAGFPKFAARLVFELWNGPEAKDGDRKRGQWLKNMFIRVLYNGEDLTFDTSFCREHNRHSAQPLCPLGNFMSFVRNDMFNIVNATSYKQACHQTVL; encoded by the exons ATGCTGGCACGGACTCGTTTCATGCTGGTGCTGGTGGTGGGTGCACTGCTGGCGTTGCTGAGTTTCAGCCTGCAGTATT TGCACCTCATTCCAACCAATCCGGTGGCGGAGCAAATGTCACTTGGTAAAAGCAGAAAGCGTGTGAATCCGGTCCTCCACACGGATGCTCCCGCTCCAGATCCCATCCGAGACTCTCACCGGTACTGCAATTACCCCAACCTCACCGAGCACGGCTGGGAGG GTCACAGTCCGGCTGACTACAGGCTGCTGTCGGTACACGTGATGATCCGACATGGAGACCGTTTCCCTCTGTACTCCATCCCCAAAACCAAGAAGCCTGCCATTGACTGCGTCCTATCAGACAAGAG AAAGCCCTCTCACCCCCTCTTGGGCTCCTTCATTAGTCACATGGCTCTCGGTGGGCGTGGTCACTGGGACGCATCACTGGGATATCTGCCCCGATTACCCAATCACAGCACCTGTGAAATGGGAGAGCTTACACAGAcag GAGTCGTGCAGCACTTGAAAAACGGCGATCATCTTCGCCAGGCCTACATCAAGCGTCACAATCTGCTCACTGCTGATTGGTCGCCGCGGCAGTTGTGGGTGGAGACTACAGGTAAAAGCCGCACCCTACAGAGTGGATTGGCCTTCCTCTTTGGCTTCCTGCCACGTTTCGATTGGTCACGGGTGACGGTAAGACAGCAGTGGAGTACGCTGTTCTGCGGTTCCTCGTGCGACTGTCCCGCGCGGAACCGGTTCCTGGAGCAGGAGCAGCGCAGGCAGTATCGGCAGAGGACTGCAGACACCGAACTGGAGCGCACATATGTCACAATGGCGAAGACGCTGGGAGTGGCCACAAAAATTCTGAGGGCGGCCAATCCGGTGGATGCATTGTTGTGTCACTTTTGTCATGGTCTTGCTTTCCCATGCACTAACACACGGACTACATCAAACGTTCCGGATGAGGGGGCGTGTCTTACACTGCAGCACTTTGCTGTGATTCGACGGCAGCAGAAAGATGATGAACTGGAGCGGCGGGAGGCGGGGCTTTATCGCCGATATGCTGTGCTCGCGGCACATCCGTACCTAAACCGCACCGCAACGCGGATGGAGAGGATCGCCAGAGCAAGCCAAACACGCCGAGGAACGGAAGAGGTGGTCTTCGCTTTAGCATCTGCTCACGACGTAACAATGGCACCGCTGCTAGGCGCACTTGGTCTGGAAAGGGCCGGATTTCCAAAGTTTGCAGCGCGGCTGGTGTTTGAGCTGTGGAACGGACCAGAAGCGAAAGACGGTGATAGAAAACGAGGACAGTGGTTGAAGAACATGTTCATCCGTGTTCTCTATAACGGAGAGGACTTGACCTTTGACACATCCTTCTGCCGTGAACACAATCGACACTCTGCTCAGCCGCTCTGCCCTCTGGGTAATTTCATGTCGTTTGTGAGAAATGATATGTTTAATATTGTCAACGCGACGAGTTACAAGCAGGCCTGCCACCAAACTGTCCTGTAA